The DNA region gacagagcaggACCACCAGCAGCTGCTCAAAGGTCAGTGGACAAAACACTCACATAGACACACATACTCCAGGCTTCATCTGTCACATTCACATTTCATGATTGAAGCTCAACTGCCTTCCTgtatctttttaattttcatcaggCAGTTTAACCTTAACCAGATCCCCTCTAGTCATTACCTGGTAACAAAGAAAGCCTACTCCTGCGCATGCGTAGTCTCAACCCTCGCACATGGATGGACCACCCTCGGCAAACATTCAGGAAGTGAAACAAAACATTCCTGGCTTGTGTCTGGGAAAGACAGTTAATGAATCATATTAGGATGTAGACGTGGTCATCTCAGGCTACAGCACACATGCTATAGCTTCCTTCTCGCCAGTGCTGGGAATTACAAGTAAGTTTTATCGATGTTCGGGTAGTTTTCGGACATGTATTCCTGTAGAAGTGAGCATAAGAAGTTGGAGGCATGGCGAGGCTCGGTAAACGTTAGCTAACGGTCACTGCTAAAAAAGCAACTCACGCGAGTAGTCTGGAacatttcatgttaaaattaCTCCTGTGTTCATGACAGCAACTCGCCTCCTGTATTTCTTTAAAGACTGCTGCttgttttacattgttttaaacaGGTTTTGTCCGCATTAGAAAGTGTTTGAGCTCAGGGCAACAAGCAGCTGTAGGCTAACAGATGTTTTCTACTCCGCCTCACAGCCTCTTCACCTCAGATAAATAAATGCGCCAAAACAATGCGCTTCGTTCTAATAATAGTTCGCCAATCAATACGTTTCTCGATACATATGATACATCGAATTACTTAAAGATGCCTCTATAGTAAATGTGGACATTAAAAACATCCATAGctatgaaacatttaaatcattttttaaattaaaatgttgactttaatTGAGTTTATTCGGTGGACTGAAAAGTAGACCCACCTAGATAATTAACACCAAATAACTAATAAATTGCTGCGCCACTTTTGAGATTAGCTTTCTTAAAATGAACAAGTATTTCCCTCTCTCTTAAGTGTAGCCATTCACAAAGTTATGGACGTTGGATACGGGTTTCTTAAATATAGTGTAACATCTCATTTTGTATGAATTTTAAAGCTCCTATTGTGGAACTAAATTTTTGTCAGCCCTCTTGGTAAAAGTGATGTCTTCTCTTTTGCAGTTGTGTCCTATACATGCTTAAAAGTACtgttttgtgacaaaaaaagagagttTCATCTTGCTTTATTTTGGCAGTCAGCCCTGGGAAtctgctgtgaaaaatgtaaaagaaggCTGTTTCTTCAGGGTGCAGATTATGGGATGCACTTGTGGGACACACGCCTGGTAGCAGCAGACACAGGGgttaaaaattacaataaagCAATCAGTTTTGTCAATTATggtctttttgcatttttaaatcaaccTTATCCAAAAGTTTGGCATTGAAACTGGGCGAAAGATCCATCATTGTGCAATTGACAAATTGTAATATCAGTTTAGTGATCATAAAGCTGTCATTGTTTTATTAATATGCATTTTTGCATCTCCGTTTTCCTCCAAATGGCAGGTTGACAAGAGGCCAAAAGCTAACATTATCAGCTGATGCATATATTGCTCTTTCTCCTACTCAACTTGGTGTTGGGCAGTTTGTTGAGTTTCATGTCCGAGTACAATTGTAGCTGTCCATGATCATGAAAAAGATAATATTTAGATTAATTGATTACTATGCTCCCCTTGTTTTGTCCATAGGTTTTGTCATCCATGGTAAATTTTTTGGTCTTTGTTGTGATTTTATGTCACAACACCACTACCTCACAAACACAATGTATTTTTATCTATGTATTGAAATTCAGTTAGTTCTTTTCATTTGTTGCCTATTTTTCAAAGTATCCAGATTGTTCAAGTGTTAAGGATgtttaagtttgataaatgaaaaaTCAGTGAGTTATTATAGTTGATAATCCGGATCTCAATAAACCAGATTATAGTTGCCATAATGGAGCAGCCTTTTGTTAACTCTTCTCTACAGAACTAATGagtagtattaaaaaaaaaaattgtgtatttttcttttgaaaagaTAGGTCTAATCACAGTGAGAACAGTAAGAACAACAAACATTTCTTGCTACTGAAAAATTTGCACTTAAACATGCACAGGTACCACTATCAGTATTGGGTGTTGGTGCTGATACCTAGCCTAGGTACTTGTACTTATTCTCATAAAACACTTCAGATAGAATGGCAAGGAAAAAAGCATGTGAACCCTGTGAAATGAtctagttttctgcattaattggTCATGaaatgtgatctgatctgcatCTTAGTCACAAGTACAGGCAAACACAGTGTGCTTGACCTACTTAATATCACACAAGCAATTATGatattttaagtctttattGAACACAGCCATTAAACACTTACAATGTTGCTGGAAAAAGTAAGTGAACTCTGATTTGATAACTGGTTGAAACTCCTTTGGTGCTAATAACCTTATCCAAGTGTTTCTGGTAGCTGctgatcagacctgcacaacattcaggaggaattttggaccattcttccTTTACAGAACTGCTTCAACTCACCCATATTTATAGGCTGTCTGGTGTGAACGGCTCTCCTGAGGTCATTCCACAGCAATCTCTATTGGATTCAGGTCTCTGGGCTCTGGTTGGGCCACTCGAAAAGGTGGATTTTCATTTCTTGAAGCCATGCTAAAGTAGATTTACTTTACatttagggtcattgtcctgctgcaggGTACATTAATAAACTTGGGAAATCATTTTCCCCTCAGTGGTGGCCAGCGTCGGCCAGCGTCCTCAGGTCCTGAGGcggcaaagcagccccaaatcATAATGCTCCCTCCACTTTActtcactgtggggatgatGTTCTCATGTTGCCATGCAGTACCATTTTTACACCACACTTAGCACTGCATGTTCTTCCAAACAATTCAACATTAGTTTCTTCAGTCCACAAAACATTTTCCCAGTAGTGTTGTGGAGTGCCAAGGTGCCCCTTGGCAAACTTCAGGGTTGTggtgatgtcttttttttttttttttctggaaagcAGTGGCTTCCTGGTATTAGGGACCAATTAATGCAGGAAACTAGATAatttcaaagggttcacatacgtTTTCTTGCCACTGTACTGTACTTTAGTCTTAAAGTATGTTAGCCTCTCATTATGTGAGTACGTTGTTGaagttggagccatgtctgcagtttggttATATTTTAACACAAAGGAGGATGAAAAAAGTATAGGAAAATGAAACTATGGACTGATGAAGTATCAAGTGGAGGGATGAAGAACagctaatgaaaataaaataaactttcatAATAATTTTGAGAACAGTTATGGTTTTGGTAAGTACTCATATTTGTACTCAAATGTAAGTACTTGAATGCGTACTTGGTCTGGGAAAATGTGGTGTCGGttctagggctgaacgatttgggaaaataatctaattgcagtttttttcacccaatattgcaattgcggtTTGAAATGCAGTTATgccttaagttcctcatcttatgtattttccaccaaacacaagcaataaagcATTCTACATTACAACCAACACACTATTAGACTAAACAAggaaaatagcacaaaaattaAGGAAAGTAGCATTTTTTTGTAGGCCATACTAAAACAGtgacacttgaatgattgcatgattatgtcctaatgcataacatctctgctgcaaaaaagttttaaagtggtattttgacacaaatttcaggtgtTGCACTTTCTGCAATTTGAATATTGCAGCAGGCAGTATTGCaattttatcttgttttcaatTAGGTTAATTTCCCAGACTTAGTCTGTTCATCCCTAAAAATGGCACTTGCTCTTCATAGTAATTACAAAagacattttgtgttttttcttgtagTTGAAAAAAAGTGCTATCATTATCCTTATCATTTAATACCAAGAAAAGTTCAGTAGCTATCAAATCCCATTGCAGTTGTCTTTAGATTGATGTGGATTTAACTATTTGTATTAAATTGACTTATACCAGTGTCCCATAGTTATCAGAGCTCCCTAAACTAAGTTGAATTGAAATTCTTTCATGCTTAGTTAAATACAGATAAGTGATTAGCGTGTGTTTAGtacttaaaaagtggcataactaGAAACTTACATAaacctgctttaaaaaaaaaaaaaaaaaaaaaagaagactttGTCTACAGATTATGCTGACTGCTTTGTCACAAGGTAAGTGCTTCCACTTATTCATCTTTGCTCCAGTTTTCCTGGGGAGAATAGCCTACTGTTAAACAATAGCAAAGCCCATCCCATCTTTTCTTTACAATAAATTGGTCTTGTCTGATTGGGCTGTGGCATAAAAGGCAAAAGAGACTGGGAACCCCTTAAACTTGTCCCTTAAATGTTTGGCAGCTTAAAGAAAGAGTTTACTTTTACTCCCAGCTAAGTATGGACATTATGCATCAATTCGACAGACATCTGTAAATGTAgatcttgtttttaatttatattaagACAGAATTGTATGGAAAATTGCTTTATAAATGTTCATAATAGATTAAATAGCTCAACAGCtatgtgtcatttttactgGGACGAAcaaccaaaagaaaaacatgccctgtaaaaacacttcattttaATGAAGCTGAAAATACCTTATGCTTTGATTGTGTTAGCATGGTATCAAATGTTTCTCTTTATATCAGGTTTTCAACATGACCTAACATAGCAACAAAAGCTGACTACTACTTAAATGCCCGAGCTTCAGTTTCAGGGCTAGAAATTACCTTCCTTTAATGGTGCATAGTAGTAAAAACGCAAAGATGAAAGGATTCTCAAACAGCAAATACTTCTGAGGCACATGCTTTATAATGTGGTTTAATAGAATATgaatcatcaggatgtttccagtttttttttagtgtgtCAAATTGTTGCAATTTGAGATTTGTACTTGTAACAAGTTTTTAACTTCCTCTTAGTCATACCACCCTCCACAAGCTATACGTTTTAATTTCTCTGCCCCTCCTTCTGATGTTCATAGTGGAGGCATGTGAAAGTGGAGAGGAAGAGACCATGGAGACACTTGTTGCTGCTGACTCACTTCTCAACATGGACTGCCCTGACTCCCTCTCACTGGATCAACACTACTGTAAGCAAACACACACGCTCATCACATGCAAGCTAACACGCTGAACATGTCCTgataaaaccccctctgtttgaTGCAGGACGTGTCTGACTGCGAGCTGTTATTTTTAGACATGGTGGACAGTGTGCTGTTCTCTTTCATTAAATCTGTTTATTGCCTCCTGCAGCCCAGACCTTCCTGCCATCACTGGGTGATGTCATCACTACGCCTGTTACCCAGGTGACGGTGTCAGCAGAGGGGATTGTGGGAGCTTTAGACCAGCCACAGTGGCACTCACTGCACACAGGGAAGTCTTCATCACAGCTGCAGTCCAGAAAGAGAGGTCAGTTGCCCTCTAGGTTATCAGATTATCTTACACCAAGTTTATGTGTAGAGTGAttattttgaatgtctttttttaaagatgtttttcttcttccGCTACTCAGGGAGGAAAGCTCGACATCGAAGGGCAGAATCTCCCACACCAGACATTGTtgtaaaaaaggacaaatataACAAAGGTATTGTCACTGGAACCAAATAGTCTGTTTAATATATGCACAGCAGCAATCTCATTAAGTCAGACATAACTGTATCATTTCtaaagcacttttaaaagaCAGTGCTCCTGAATTATATGCCATCAGAGTAACATAAAGAACTCAGCTGTGCAAGATGCAAAAGAAAATTAGATTATTGTATTGTTTGCTTCAACAAAAGCAACTAATTTGTCACAACTTTATAAACTCTGCTTCTCAGAATAATATAATCAGAAACATATTACTTTAAATGGCATGGGAAAACCTGAAATATCATAAATGAGGATATTTGACCAATGTCTTTGTTGGTCCTGTGCTGTAAATTCTTGTGTAATGGTTGCAAAATTTCATTTGCCCTTGTAGTCGGCACCAGAATTACCATTTGATTAGACtagttattaacatttttaatcagttttggCCCACTATACTGGTCAAACGCTCTGTCTTTACTGAAATCCAGCTGCCCGCCACTAGTAGATACTGTAGCCGTTTTTAATGATGACCACATTGCTGCCAAAATTCTCTTTAATCCAGTATAAACAACCGACAACTGGTCTAGCAACACGAAGCTGTCCAGGgactgtgtcaggttatacttaATTATAACTGAACCACTGTGTGATGAAAAAAGTGGATGCTAAACTGCAAAGAGGATCAAAGGCCAATGGTGCTAGCACtgattagcagtgctagcaccatTGGCCTTTGATTAGCCACTTTCTGTAAACTAAATGTGCAGTGTTTCAGTGCGATATTGTTTGCTGTTgcagtgtgaagttggtttgcagaatgtatTTATGTGCATTCAGATTAGTTGGCTACATGCAATGATATTTTACAATAAACAATTGGGAAGATATATGCTTAAAGCCGGGCAGTTGCACCTGAGGATGGATTTCTgatgtgtttgatattttggttgtacaaCTCTAGACAatcccacagtgagagcagaaccacgAGCAGATTAACcaactttggggtattttttcctttttaaactgtcagacaatgtcctaaattaccatgtaACAGAATGATTTTCTGCATGCTTTGCCTGTCAACTGTGCTTAGTTATATCAGCAAGAGTGGGTGATTTTCGGTTAGTTACCTGACTACATATACAGTAATACCAGAGCTAAACATGTTAATGACTGGCTAATGACTGGACTCAGTCACAAAGTACTCTGCTCTGCCTGTGGGAGCTAATGTGCCTTGTGAGTGCATCACAGCACAACGTAGGCATTTAAACTGGCGATGACGtttttgcaaaaatccattctgtggcagaaattttgCCGGTGACAATATTGATAATGGTTTACCACCCACCTCTACACAGTGTATGTCCGGCTTAAGAACAGCACTATTATCTTACCTTCTTTCAACTGGCTGATACTTACCGTAAACTTTTGTCAACAAATATGTCAAAGAAGTCTGCTACACAAAACTTGTGGAAAATCTCCTGAAGTTTTCATAGTGAGCATTATCTTTGAACGCtaacagacacattttttaCTCAGACTTAATCTAGACTTGGAAGCCCCATATCACTTTTTCTCAGCAAGCTGATATGAGAACACAGCAGGATATAGAAAATCAGGAGAGTTCTCTGTGGGGGAGTGGGTGGGGGTGTTGACATTTATTCCCATGCAAACCCCAtcattatgttttctgttttcttgtggTTTTTTCTCCaatgttttgttatttgttctttttttatatgTCATGTCTTACCTCAAGCAGCCTTTCAACAGGAATAGTGTCCTGCTGTGAGATGCATGTGTGAACAGCCAGACTGGGAAGATTTCAATGACAGTCCTGCTGAAATTGAAATGTGAAACAGCGTAAATGCGTATAAATAGTCAGTATGTTTCCTGATGGTTTGTCCTTGTACTGTAGGTCATGTGTGGTCATCAGAATTAAGCAGTCAATCTGCCTTTACTATAGTGACAGTCTGACTAATTTCATCTCACGACACTTAAAAAAGAGGTCCACAGTGTACTCTTtgttacatattttttcaaagaatCAGTATTTATCTATCATGAGTATGGAATGAGTATTTTAACTGGCAGAGCCCTCAACCCGAACCAGATGGgttttgaatacttttttatccTGATTCATAGCCAGTTAAAAACTTCTCAGGTTATGTTTAAGAATGTTGAATAGTTTtttgagtttgatttatttgtgcAAATACTTTTCATGTCTTGTTTGGTttgaaagaggcagaaaaagcaTACCATTAGTTAATTACAACAGAGCTGCTGTCCATTGCTTTACTTTAATGGAGAAAAACGACCATCTAgacaaaacatttattattcATCATCTGTTGTTCATGCTTTGTCAGACTTTTAAGTTAGGCAGCTTAACTTGTTTTCTTGAAACTTCAAACTGATGAATTCTCTGCGCTCAGCAGGGGGTGAGCATTTGAGAAAGAAAGAATCCTCAGAAGCAAATGAAGTTTAAAATCCGACACTGATTCagctggagagaaaaaaaatgtttcattcttTGTGTGATAACTTTTAAACCCCCTACTGTTCTCCAGCAGTACATGGCTTTCCGTAAACGCCCTGTCATGACTGAAGCAAAAATTAACATTACCATTCTGTATTTCTGTTCAACAAAAACCTTTTGTTTTCACAGATGAAAACATTATTGCCTTGGATTGAAGTATCACAGGGGATCGGTTACTTTAGTGACgcaactttttaaacattcctgTATTCCTCATGTTTCCTGTGTTTGTGATTCAGGAGGAAACACGCTGTACCTGTGGCAGTTCCTGATGGAGTTGTTGCAGGACCGACAGGTCTGCCCTCGATACATTAAATGGACTGATCCTGAAGCAGGAATTTTCAAGCTGGTCAACTCCAAAGCAGTAGCCCGACTGTGggggaaacacaaaaacaagccTGACATGAATTATGAGACAATGGGCAGAGCACTCAGGTACATAACAAAATGAAAGATAATGTTTATCTTAGCATGGTTCAACCTCACTCAAAGTAACAGTGCCTATATAAAATATTTACCCTGTTATTAGTTTTATTAATCAATAATGATCAATATAATTAAACctttttgacaagaaaacagcaaaaaactcTCTAATGTCAGAGtaacacagatttctacaaagtaatgacaagtaaaatatgtaatgtaaaataagtgactgcatagatattcacccacttcaagtcagtatttgctagattcacctttggctgcaatcccagcactgagtctgtgtggataggtctcaatcaggcttgcacatctggactctgtgattttactctTTTCTTCATTGCAAAACTGCTGAAGCTCTGTCGGGTTGCACTGGGATCGAgtgtgaacagctcttttcaagtccaaccacaaattctctaggaattttggattgaggtctgtgctttgactcagatgctccagaacatttacatgttgtctttaaaacatttttgcgtAACTTTTGCTTTGATCAcggtcttgctggaaaaaaggTCTTCTgtcaagctgtagttctctcgcaaactgaataagattttcctccaggatttacCTATACTTTGCCGTATTCAGTtaaccctctacttttacaagccttccaaggctggccactgagaagcatccccacagcatgatgctgccaccaccgtgctccacagtgtggatggtgtgtAGTGTTTGGATTCCACCAAAcacagtgtcttgtctgatggcttaaaaaaagcaccattttggtctcatcagaccagacaaCTTTCggccacttgaccatggagtctcccacatgccttttgctGAACTCTTGTCGAGATTTATTATTggattttttcaacagtggctttctctttgccactctccaaaaaagctttgactagtgaagaaccCAACtgacagttgttgtatgcagagtctctctcatctcagctgctgaagcttgtaactccttcagagtagtcataggtatcTTGGTGATCTCTccctctagtctccttcttgcatggtcactcagtttgtgaggacaggctgatctaggtagatttttacatgtgccatattccttccatttcttcatgataggggatgttcagtgccttggaattcttctgtgtccatcccctgacttatagttttcaattaccttttctctgagatgcttggagtgttcttttgtcttcatggcgtaatggcagccaggaatactgaataaCCATTGACTGTACCTTCCAGACCTAGGTGTCTTAATACTACAATTGCTTGAGACACATTCCCCGCACTCAGGTAATCCCCATTTCgctgattgtgagactactagcaccacttTGCTGGACCTCTATTgattaggtcagtcactataaagaaggtgaatatttatgcaaccacttattttaccttacatattttgatttattactttatagaaatcagttttcagtatgacattaaaagtcttctgttctttttgtttttgtttttttttaaagccaaattatattgaacatgattgatttataaaaccagttGAAGGGTAGCACATCCAAACACTTTTTAGCACTGTAAATGTGTGCACATGCATGCTTTGTTGAGTTAATGCTGTATCTTTATGTTTGTATAGGTACTACTACCAGAGAGGGATACTGAATAAAGTTGAAGGCCAGCGTCTCGTCTACCAGTTTACCTCTCTGCCCAAAGACATGATTTATATCACAGATGGGGATGGCACCAAAGAAGAGGATGATGACGAAAATGATGACAATAGTGGCAATGATGATGGTGTGAGCGATGACTCTGATGATAGCACGATACCTTCCAGTGACCAATCAGTGGAGGAGGAAGATTTACGCCCACCACCTAAAAAGACACCCAACCCTTCTGTTCGAGCCACAACCACCCAGCGGACCAGACCTGCTCCCAGGCCCCCCACCCAGCGAGACACTGTCCTGCGGCCTGCTAACACCAGCCTGATCCAGGAGCAGCATTTACCAATCGTGTCTGCTGAAATGCTGCGGACCCTTCAGAACCTGCAGAAGGTTCAGTCCCTGCAGCCAGGAGGTCGGGCTTCAGTCTTCAAGACGGCTCAGCTTCTGGGGAGTCTGTGTGAGCGACAGTCTGCTGCTGAGGGTGGCATGGACAGTCATAAAGAGACATCACAGTCAGGACAGAAAACCTCACAGGTGGAGACTCCACAGCTGGTGTCCCTAATCAGCTCTGACCAGTAAAAAGACCAAAACCAAACAGCCCACTCACACTCCACTGACTCAGGACCAGTTACAGAGCAGCACTTTGGTGTTGCTGCACACCAGGGTCTTTATTTCTAAAGTCTGTAAAACCTGATTTAAACGTATGTGTTGAATCTAAGCAGAGCCTGAGCTTAAGCTGCAACATGTTATTAACCGAAGGAAAAGTTGTGACCACATACTTTGAAAAAGGTGGATTATTTGAGAGCCAAAgcaaaaatttcaaaacttTTGAAGGAAACGGAAAGCTCCAggaacacttgtagtttagagaacagcTTTATTAGACTGACCCATTTGGGCTTGTAGCTTTCATCGGGGTCTTCCtggaagttggtgaagttgtgcAAGAAATGCCTTCTCCAAACCCTTGGTGGTTCTAATATTCTAACCTAAGGatgttctttttgtcttttttaaaacgAAAGGCTTTGAACTATTGGATTCACAAATAAAACCTGTAGTTTTGGGATCTCAGGCATTGCGATTGgcagtttaaaaacattccttACTTTTGTCAGTGAAGCATAAAATTAATAGATACTGATAACACTCGTAGATGCGGCCTTTAGGATTCAAGTGGCCTATATAGGAAGCCACACACCTGTTCTCTGTGGGGTTTACCTGCCACTGTGTTGACATGACATGCACTTACATTAATGCAATTCCAAGTTAGAatcattttgaggtttttatttcctgaatttctgtttttaattcaggTTGAGTTTTGATTACTTTTTATACTGGttaatacatttcttttttctttgctcatgatttatttgaatttagattttaattACCAGTAGTTTAAGTATTAGTTTGAGTTTTTTAGTAATATAGAATACTTGTGAGGAGCAAGAGGGCCAGAAAAcatattttgcaataaaaaaactcaaatatcacACTAGTCCAGAAAAGAAGAATTCAAATCCGAAACAcatgaaataacaaaaacagaagacgTTATctctttaatattattttttattttgtgttgttttgtaacgttttgggtgttttttttcccccatgaagcctcattttaattttggtttCTATAAACTTTTTACTTGGCTATCTAGTTCTCCTAGACCCAACCCTAAAGATTTCAGGGTAACCTACACAGAAAATTTCTTGACATGATTGTCAAACCTtgtccctcacagcaggaaTTCTTGCTGCACTTTTCTTGtcagttggggggggggggggggttagggCGCTAGGGCGCTAGGGCGCTAGAAGAGAAATTTCAGCATAAAGTGAGGGTGCAACTATctgctgtttgcattcacacatgctgCCTAGCCAGGTCAATTCAACAAATATTCTGGTGTTTTATGCAAGTGGGAATGGGgttatgaagtttttttttaatgtacagtTATAACCTTGATGCTACATGCCACGTGCATTGTATTATCCAGCATATACTGTGCTCACACATCAGCCAGATCTGACTTTTAACAGGGATGTTTTCCCGAGGGCGGGCAGGCAGGAAAAAGTGCTCATATTAGTTAGTTGTTTGCATTGAAAATGCAGTTCACCATGagaatttcaggaaattttcaggtgTTTTGTGTACAGTATGTGTGAAAATACCATAATAGCATAATGTTAGAGTTTGAGCTTTAGAATGTTTTATACTTATACTGAAATTAACTGCAGATATTACGCTTTAAATGCATAGATAATATGCATTCAATGTTGAGTATGGCTGTCACTGTTTAAGTTTTATCTCCATGTGAAACCATACAGGCTGTTGCAGCTAGCATCACACTTAAGGTGCAAAGCTACAAAGAGCCAAGTGAACCAACGACAGTCATCACAGTCTGCACTGTAGCGATGTGTACTTACAGCCATGTGTTAGGTGTACACCAGGCTTTGCTATTGATTCAACACAAAACTGTAAATCAGGAATATGATAGGAAGCATTGATTTAGGAGTATTTTTGTAGATTATGTAATGAAATGTTATCAAAAAGTAATTCTAGATCAATGCACTCTGATATGTGAGTTGGCAGGACATTGGCAGAAACCAAAATCTCAGTTTACTCTCTAAGATGAGGCTGACTGTAAAAGCCTGTGTTCTTTATCTCAGCCTTAAATTCTCCGAAGCCATTAACTGAACAGACACCAAAGAGGAGAGACATGCACTGGAATATACTGCCTCACTGCACCTTCTGCAGACACTCCTTCTGCCTGCACTTCACCTGCAGCATCATGCAGCGAGTGATGTGCTCACCACACTGTGCCCTCGTTTCTTTGCCTCTACTCTCCcactctgtttctttgttttaccGTCACACGCTGAATCATTCCTCTGCCTTAAAGTCAGCTTTGCACTAATGTTTACCTCTGCTGtatgtttgttctttttaagtGCCTGAAGCTGTTTTGTCTGTCCATCCTGTCCTTGCTTCATCTGTCTCTGTAATTATGAGGTTATTGAGGGAAAACATTCCatattattaatgttttttttttatttgtcgaGATTACTGAAAAATATTTGTGTTATGAAATGTTGAAAACAAGGGATCACTGTTATTAGTTGAATAGTACTTtggcactgctgctgctgttcatAGTTTGTGTATCAACACAGTGGACCTTTCTTTTTGTTGACAATCACCAGTGAATTTGGTATTGGAGCCTTTTATTTAGCTACTGTAGagtattactgctactatttaACCTCTCTGCTATGCA from Cheilinus undulatus linkage group 13, ASM1832078v1, whole genome shotgun sequence includes:
- the LOC121520194 gene encoding ETS-related transcription factor Elf-1-like isoform X1, which codes for MLQQSELIFDFASDHVNMPQLGGYSDYPAVIVEQVPHPHLLSYAGLACEQTQTEQDHQQLLKVEACESGEEETMETLVAADSLLNMDCPDSLSLDQHYSQTFLPSLGDVITTPVTQVTVSAEGIVGALDQPQWHSLHTGKSSSQLQSRKRGRKARHRRAESPTPDIVVKKDKYNKGGNTLYLWQFLMELLQDRQVCPRYIKWTDPEAGIFKLVNSKAVARLWGKHKNKPDMNYETMGRALRYYYQRGILNKVEGQRLVYQFTSLPKDMIYITDGDGTKEEDDDENDDNSGNDDGVSDDSDDSTIPSSDQSVEEEDLRPPPKKTPNPSVRATTTQRTRPAPRPPTQRDTVLRPANTSLIQEQHLPIVSAEMLRTLQNLQKVQSLQPGGRASVFKTAQLLGSLCERQSAAEGGMDSHKETSQSGQKTSQVETPQLVSLISSDQ
- the LOC121520194 gene encoding ETS-related transcription factor Elf-1-like isoform X2, which translates into the protein MEACESGEEETMETLVAADSLLNMDCPDSLSLDQHYSQTFLPSLGDVITTPVTQVTVSAEGIVGALDQPQWHSLHTGKSSSQLQSRKRGRKARHRRAESPTPDIVVKKDKYNKGGNTLYLWQFLMELLQDRQVCPRYIKWTDPEAGIFKLVNSKAVARLWGKHKNKPDMNYETMGRALRYYYQRGILNKVEGQRLVYQFTSLPKDMIYITDGDGTKEEDDDENDDNSGNDDGVSDDSDDSTIPSSDQSVEEEDLRPPPKKTPNPSVRATTTQRTRPAPRPPTQRDTVLRPANTSLIQEQHLPIVSAEMLRTLQNLQKVQSLQPGGRASVFKTAQLLGSLCERQSAAEGGMDSHKETSQSGQKTSQVETPQLVSLISSDQ